Part of the Leptodactylus fuscus isolate aLepFus1 chromosome 6, aLepFus1.hap2, whole genome shotgun sequence genome, ATTTCACTGTTAACCTACATTATATGACCATGATACAAAATTGCCTTGAAAAATGGACATATTTCCTGGCTGTATTGCACTCGAGGGACACGCGTTTTCATGGATCAAAAATCCAATTCACTATGTATATCTTGTAATGTTTCCCAAACTAGGAAAGAAGTGACCTGACTTAGCACTCTTGTTTCATGAGAGCACATAGCAGGGCACTAAGCAGAAGGTGACACTTTTCCTACACTGGGGGTCAGTACAAGAGACACCTACTGAATTAAGACTATTCAATTAAACATTGACTGACAGCTGAGCAGAGGAGTCGTGTTGTGATGTGATGGTAGTCGATGGGGAGAGTATAGAATGCAGCTTGTCTTTTCACCTGGCTGCTGCCAGATCAGTGGACCCCAATAGCATATTTGTCACCCCTTACTCCATATACCAAGGTTCAGGTACTGACCTACACCACTCCATAAGGTAAGTCTTAGCAGTGTTTTTTGAGATGTTAGATAGGGATGTAGCTGGGGGGCTGGAGGAACATGTGCCCTAGTTGCTGGATAACAAGGGGAACTACAACAATTTATAAGTCTAGATAGTGGGATAAGGCAGCAAAATTGATATTTGCCAGTGGAAAAGAAAGCCTAGAAAGGTTTGTCTAATAATAGTACATATGgtcacagctgagagtttgttacaatgtgttcACCTTAGAAAATACTTTGTAAGCTAAAGTTGTGAGAGTTGTGAAAatgcaactccccccccccccatttaccaCAGCTACTGCAACAGGATGGGGGGAAAGGAGACTCTTTACTAGAGATAGGTGCAGACCCCAGAAatttatactctgtatatacCATTCCCTTTAACTGCAAGTCAATAAACGCAGCAGAGTAGATGAGGGAAATACAGAGTTAAACAAGTGCTTTGTCTCCTTCATTTGTAGAACTGTCTTCTGACATCATAACCATATTATTGATCATAAAGTGAGAAGCCATCATTGAATTAGATTGGAATAACTCTTTAGGTTGATGTCCGTCATTGcacaaatgcaactttttttgttgcagattttgctgcggttttttgagccaaagtcaagaatggctatagagggaataggaaatataaggaATCTCTAGTATTTTTACTTTCTTCTAAATCcactattggctttggctcaaaaatctgcaacataaaaagctgtgtttctgcaatgtgcggcccCAGTCATAAAAtgatgttcacacggaggaattctgctcaaaatcagctccaaattccatatGAAATcagactccattcatttcaaatggAGGCAGATATACAGTTTTTCCTCTGATtatttcagctagtggaaaaaaataagCGTCATGCTCGATCCTTAGGatccattcatacagaggaaaatggtgaggaatttggtgtggaatttcagtgctgaaaaaaagcctcccattgacttcaatgggttcctttttctgctagcagtgaaTGGACTctccatgtgaacggacccttagatGGATTAGATAAACCCCTGAAGCAGAATGTTTCATCTTCTACAAATTCTACTGTGTGAGCCCTGCCTAAGAGGTTAAAATAGGCATATAACAATGTTCCCATTACATTCTTTGTATTACACTTCTTCTTCACATCTTCTATCTATATTATTGTTATTTCTAAGATCATCATTTTGTATCGTTCATATActaacataacaaaatgcttatTCAAAGCCCCCATCAAAATGTTCCTGCACTTTCTGCTGTTGCTCCCCCTGGTGGTTGGTGAACAAGACCTTTCAACATGCACTACATGTGGTGAGTAGTATTGCAAAGAATGAATGCTATGAAACCTAAGATCAGAAATATAAGTGGAATTCTATGTAGAATTAAACGGGAGATAGATTACAGATCATTACAGGACTGTAAAATGGAGTACTAAGATGTTCACTGCTTTCATCTTGTCACATAGCATGGTACATTGGGAGAAGTTATAGGATTACTGTGGCCTCCCATTAACAAAATGTATCCCCTATGTACAGGATGGGGACAAGGCTGGGGGGTCCCACTGCTAGAACCTCACTAATAAGGGCAGGCTTGACAAAGTGGTTTGTTTCTGCCATCAATCATCTATGTTTCTTGTGTTTCATTGCGGCTATCTACCTGGTTGGGATATACCTATGTTTCTGATGCTATGGAGGTCTGGGTGTAGACTATAAAAACTCCAAAAACAGTTCAATAAAGAAATACTATACAAGTACATGAATGTGCTTTCCAAGTTCTAACATGTGCCTCTTCTGTATATGAATAGAAAACTGTTCCATTTCTAAAAAGAAGGAGAACATCTTGAACCTGCTGGCCTGTTGGAATGAGGACACTGAACCCCCTGTGCCTGACCCCATCATGGTGCCTTTTATAGCCGGCCACAAGACCTGCAAAGAGATCAAGTCCTTTGAACCAAATGCAACAGGTGACTCCTTAGATGTAATTACAATGACTGTATCATGGTCGTATCTAGTGTTACAGATTCTCAGGTATCGCTTCTTAACCAGCAAAAGTGCCTGCTAGAGTTACATGCAGCTCGTAACACAGGTCTACTAAAATATATTGGCAACCATGTTCTTTTTGTTTGCTGTCTGGATCAATGTAATCTATTGTTTGCTGCTACCTGCCATTTCAGTGTTAGCAAGTGGctgacggtatatatatatatatatatatatatatatatatatatatatatatactggtcagcTGGTTAACCATCAGGAAGGTCCTATGATCACTACACAAATCTCCTGTGATGAGAATCCCAAGATACATAACAAGTGTACGACTGATATTGGTGATATTAGGTGTGTATTATCATATGTGTAAAGTGTCTACGATGCTTGTGCTGTTTCAGATGGCATATATACGTTGATGACTACTGTTGGCGAATCTTACCAGACCTTCTGTGACATGACAACCAAAGGTGGAGGCTGGACCTTAGTTGCTAGTGTCCATGAGAATGATGTGTATGGAAGGTGCACCGTGGGGGATCGCTGGTCCAGCCAACAGGGTAATCGACCTGAAAGCCCTCAAGGAGATGGCAATTGGGCAAACTATGCTACATTTGGTTCTGCTGGAGGGGCCACCAGTGATGATTACAaggtaaaaaaatgtatattgtagaTTAAAATAGGACTTATCTCTTGGACAACCAAACAAAATAAGTACTTTAGGTCCGGTCCCCAAATGTGTTATATTTGACCTAAAATCTAATGATGAATGGGTGGATTACAACCAAACACTCAAATGATCGACTTGCAGACTCAAGCAGTGGTTCATTTTAtgtcctggaaaaaaaacaaaaaaaaacaccagttTTGGGTGCAAACAGATTGAGTATTATTGGTACCCTTGAACACTACAAATCGGCATGATTTGTTAACCTGAGCTCAGATGTCCTATTGGGTCAAGCAGTTTCTAAATTTCTAACTTTATTGGGCATCAGTCTAGAAAATGACAAAGTTTTTGTCATCTTTTTAAGAATGCAGGATATCATGACATAAATGCTGAGGACCTGAGTATTTGGCATGTTCCCAATGACACTCCATTGTCTCGATGGAGAGATTCAGCTCTTCTGAGATACCACACTGAAACTGGCTTCCTTCCTGGAGAAGGTGGAAACCTCTTCCAACTATACAAGGTAATACGGACACCACCCTACTTATTGATGCAACGTAGATCAGGTATTGTGGGTATGCATCAAATAAAGCTATTATtcatgactgtatataggggataagGATTTTACATTCCTTAGACGATAAAAGATGGgcaaggtacagtcctatgaaaaagtttgggcacccctattaatcttaatcattttttgttctaaatattttggtgtttgcaacagccatttcagtttgatatatctaataactgatggacacagtaatatttcaggattgaaatgaggtttattgtactaacagaaaatgtgcaacatgcattaaaccaaaatttgactggtgcaaaagtatgggcacctcaacagaaaagtgacattaatatttagtagatcctccttttgcacagataacagcctctagttgcctcctgtagcttttaatcagttcctggatcctggatgaaggtattttggaccattcctctttacaaaacaattcaagttcagttaagttagatggtcgccgagcatggacagcccgcttcacatcatcccacagatgttcaatgatattcaggtctggggactgggatggccattccagaacattgtaattgttcctctgcatgaattcctgagttgatttggagcggtgttttggatcattgtcttgctgaaatatccatccccggggtaacttcaacttcgtcactgattcttgaacattattctgaagaatctgctgatactgagtggaatccatgcgaccctcaactttaacaagattcccggtgacggcattggccacacagccccaaagcatgatggaacctccaccaaattttacagtgggtagcatgtgtttttcttgtaatgctgttttttttggacgccatgcataatgcctttttgtatgaccaaacaactcaatctttgtttcatcagtccacaggaacttcttccaaaatgaagctggcttgtccaaatgtgcttttgcatacctcaggcgactctgtttgtggtgtgcttgcagaaacggcttctttctcatcactctcccatacagcttctccttgtgcaaagtgcgctgtatttttgaccgatgcacagtgacaccatctgcagcaagatgatgctgcagctctttggaggtggtctgtggattgtccttgactgttctcaccattcttcttctctgcctttctgatatttttcttggcctgccacttctggacttaacaagaactgtccctgtggtcttccatttccttactatgttcctcacagtggaaactgacaagttaaatctctgagacaactttttgtatccttcccctgaacaactatgttggacaatctttgttttcagatcatttgagagttgttttgagtagcccatgatgccactcttcagaggagattcaaacaggagaacaacttgcaattggccaccttaaataccttttctcatgattggatacacctggctatgaaattcaaagctcagtgaggttacaaaaccaattttgtgcttcagtaagtcagtaaaaagtagttaggagtattcaaatcaataaaatgataagggtgcccatacttttgcaccagtcaaattttggtttaatgcatattgcacattttctgttagtacaataaacctcatttcaatcctgaaatattactgtgtccatcagttattagatatatcaaactgaaatggctgctgcaaacaccaaaatatttagaactaaaaatgattaagattaataggggtgcccaaactttttcataggactgtatgttgttATCATATCTAATATCATCATATCCAATCCATACCTAATTTTTCTGATTAGAAATACCCAGTGAAGTACAATGTTGGAAGCTGCATAACTAATAACGGACCCGATGTTCCTGTTGTCTATGACTTTGGAAGTGCTGTCACAGCAGCTAACTACTACTCACCATCTGGCAGAGGTAAAAAGATCACAAGATCACCTACACAGAGTAATGCCTTGCTTTTCCTATTTTTGAGTGATACTGTATATcttctattcaggcatatgtatcGAGAGGGATAGATGTCGGCTAAACTAGCATTTGCCCTACAATTATCTATGGTTTATGACCCACCTAAGAAGCCATTCTACAGCTGAGATCATCACTATGGATCTGGGTTCCCTAACCCCATATATGAGCCCCTATATAAGAGCTCCTAACTTTCCCATAGCAGCGTATgtcagaaaaaaaattagaattcaGCATGCTGGACTTCAAGGCACCCGATTCTTTGTTCTGTGAGCGATAACCTCTTCTCATTGAAATAAACTTGCATGCAAGGCCAAATGTGAATGGAAAGTAAGGAGAAATATCGACAGCAGACAGTCCTAGAGGTCATTGGAACTACCCCATCTTAGGGCATTTTACACAGGGCAAAGATCTGCTGAACCATCATTCAGATGAACGTTCTTCACAAGCATTGCCCACTATCAGGAGCCCAGCACTCAACAATATAACACTCATCTGTCATACATCACTTTTTTTATGTGCCATAAGAATGAACAATGTCTGCAGGACATGGTATGCCACATGCACCAATGTAACTGTATGAGAGGAGGGGGGCCCATGAATGATCACATGAAAGTAAAAGGATACCCAGTCATATTACGTTGTGTGTGCAATGCTCCTGTATGTTTTGCACTTCTATAAACTATTTCACCTTATTATGTAGAAAGATATGAACTAACGTCTTTCCTTTATCATCTCCTGCTTCTGTAGCTGAATTTGTCCCGGGTTTTATTCAGTTTCGTGTATTTAACAATGAAAAGGCAGCGCTGGCTTTGTGTCCAGGAATGAAGGTGACTGGGTGTAATCCAGAACATGTAAGTATTGGACTCAAAGTCTTTGTTTCTTACACaattggggagatttatcaatccgTCTGCGTCTGCCCATGAGGATAAAGTTTTGTAGTTCTGATAGTACCTTGTGTGACAATCTCAGTACACATAACTACACATATGCAGGAAGCCAACTACTCCAGAATATATGGAAAGGGATTATCTAGAGCAGACATattctttagggtccattcataccgaggaaaatggtgaggaatttggtgtggaatttcagcactggaaaaaaaacctcccattgacttcaatgggttcccttttctgctagcattgaagtcaatgggaggcttttatttcagcgctgaaattccacaccaaattcctcaccattttcctcggtGTGAATTTGCGGACAATTCTCTTCACCTGAAATgcttgttttagtaaatacttctaTACTTGGTGAAATAAAAATTCTGGCACAACTTTAGTTACAACTGTGTATTATActgctcctctgttattccttctagAAATTTCTGAatcaattgacaactgggtgtcaccAGCTGAGGATATCTCCCTACACATTCTAACGCAGCCTAGTCAGTGCGAccagtgtcagactgtgtaggggCAAACCCCTTTTGACAAGGAGAAGTCCCAGATAGACATAAGTATGCTACATTTTCTCTGTATGCCACTGCACTATTTACAGCCTATCCTTGCATTTGCAGCACTGCATTGGAGGAGGGGGATACTTCCCAGAAGCAAGCCCCAAACAGTGTGGAGATTTTCCTTCCTACGACTGGGACGGATATGGAGCGGGCAGTGGATCCAGTTGCAGCAAGGAAATCACAGAATCTGCTGTTCTCCTCTTCTATCGCTAACCACCACTCTATAATGTTACCTTCATGTCTGTACTGATAACTGCTGCTATATGGATACATGGTACAGAATAAAGTTTTAGAGTAGACAATGCAATAGATGTCTCCTGGCTTATTCAAGGCAATCTCGGCCCTTCCAGTGTACGGTGCTGATGTTTGGTGGGTAGATGTCTGGTTCATACCATGCTGCGACTGTCTTTTTACTAAAGTCGGCCCTTTACCTCAATACTTTGGTCACATGTTCTAAAATGCTCCTGATcagattcttaaagggatcctatcattcacacactattttttctagttaccacgtcagaatagccttaagaaaggctatttgtctccgaccattcgttgtcttctctgtgccgccgttcgcctacaatcctggttcttgtcggtatgcaaatgatctctatcgcagcactgggggcatccctaatgtttaaaaaggctattcaggcaccgctaaagttatattaaactaccccccagttttaaaataataccctaaaaaagaatgtgatcaacttacccatcgtgcactgtgggcgggcattcagggtccgccgtcttcttcatccacgcctcctattcctgcgatgtcctcgggtcccgtcttcctccggcgctcgcgaactgacattgctaaaaaaaaatggcctgggcgcatgcgca contains:
- the LOC142209497 gene encoding intelectin-1-like, coding for MFLHFLLLLPLVVGEQDLSTCTTCENCSISKKKENILNLLACWNEDTEPPVPDPIMVPFIAGHKTCKEIKSFEPNATDGIYTLMTTVGESYQTFCDMTTKGGGWTLVASVHENDVYGRCTVGDRWSSQQGNRPESPQGDGNWANYATFGSAGGATSDDYKNAGYHDINAEDLSIWHVPNDTPLSRWRDSALLRYHTETGFLPGEGGNLFQLYKKYPVKYNVGSCITNNGPDVPVVYDFGSAVTAANYYSPSGRAEFVPGFIQFRVFNNEKAALALCPGMKVTGCNPEHHCIGGGGYFPEASPKQCGDFPSYDWDGYGAGSGSSCSKEITESAVLLFYR